Proteins encoded in a region of the Salmo trutta chromosome 34, fSalTru1.1, whole genome shotgun sequence genome:
- the LOC115173763 gene encoding intelectin produces MMYQAFLLTIPLLMVFQTSCINPSPLDSVKMIEQARAPKVSLSRLGELRNRAKFIGRSCKEVKDRYGQAEDGLYYLTTSTGVVYQTFCDMTTAGGGWTLVASVHEDNIYGKCTVGDRWTSQQGNNANWPKGEGNWANRKTFGTVEAATDDDFKNPGYYDIDAEDMSVWHVPNKTPFYHWNLAAIMRYHTERRFLHLYGGNLYYLFHRYPVEYNVGAHLSDNGPSIPIVYDLGDKESTKMFYGPNTRGETEGGFISFRAINLERAATAICSGVKPKGGEVDAYCIGGGGFFPQGNPLQCGDFTSFAWNGYGTNVGWSASKQMLESAVLLFYR; encoded by the coding sequence ATGATGTACCAGGCTTTTCTGCTGACGATCCCTCTACTGATGGTTTTTCAGACGTCATGCATAAACCCTTCACCGCTTGATTCTGTAAAAATGATTGAGCAGGCAAGAGCTCCAAAAGTTAGCTTGAGCCGTCTTGGTGAGCTAAGAAATAGGGCTAAATTCATTGGCAGAAGCTGCAAGGAAGTGAAGGACCGATATGGTCAAGCTGAAGACGGTCTGTACTACCTGACCACATCTACTGGGGTGGTGTACCAGACCTTCTGTGACATGACCACAGCGGGCGGCGGCTGGACTCTGGTGGCAAGCGTGCATGAGGACAACATCTACGGGAAGTGCACAGTTGGCGATCGTTGGACCAGCCAGCAGGGCAACAATGCCAACTGGCCAAAAGGGGAAGGCAACTGGGCCAACAGGAAGACTTTTGGAACAGTCGAGGCAGCCACGGACGATGACTTCAAGAATCCTGGCTACTACGACATAGATGCAGAAGACATGTCGGTGTGGCACGTTCCCAACAAAACGCCCTTTTACCACTGGAACCTGGCTGCGATCATGCGCTACCACACTGAGAGGCGCTTCCTCCATCTGTACGGAGGAAACCTGTACTACCTCTTCCACCGCTACCCGGTCGAGTACAACGTTGGGGCACACCTGTCCGACAATGGACCCTCCATTCCAATAGTGTATGACCTCGGGGACAAAGAGTCCACCAAAATGTTCTACGGCCCTAACACTAGAGGGGAGACTGAGGGAGGCTTCATCAGTTTCAGAGCCATAAACCTTGAACGGGCGGCAACAGCCATCTGCTCTGGGGTCAAACCCAAAGGCGGTGAGGTTGATGCATACTGTATTGGTGGTGGTGGGTTTTTCCCTCAGGGTAATCCTCTTCAGTGTGGGGATTTCACCTCCTTTGCCTGGAATGGCTATGGGACCAATGTAGGTTGGAGTGCATCAAAACAGATGCTGGAGTCAGCTGTGTTACTCTTTTATCGCTAA